A region of the Chryseobacterium gotjawalense genome:
TTTTCTTTCTTATATTTGCAAACTTATTATGGAAGAGGATACAATTTTTTTAACAAAAGTTTCACAGTTGTTTCTTGAAAACGGTGCAAAAACTTTGACAATGGATGATATTGCGAAAGCTTTCGGGATCTCCAAAAAGACTTTATATGTTAAATATAAAAACAAGGAAGAACTCATCGAAGAGGTGCTTCACTTTAAACTTGAAGAAATTATCACCCGGTTAAAATATCTGGATCAAACGATTGAAAACGCGATTGAAAGGATGTTTTGCAGGGATGAGGAAATGGATAATGTTGCAGATGCCAACAATACCATCCTTATTAAACAATTGATCAAGTACTACCCGGCAATCTTCAATAAACACATGATTGAATTTTCAGATAAATTCGCCGAAGTTCTGGTTCACAATATCGAAAAAGGAAGGGAACAGGGATTATACCGAACTAATTTTGATGCAGAAGTGTATTCTAAATTATTTTTTCAATTGCTCATGTCTATGCAAAACCCTCTTTATGTGGACCCTGCTACAATCAATAAAGCTCATTATAAACATGAAATTATGAGTATGTACATGAACGCCATCACTAATGAAAAAGGAAAAGAAATTTTAAATAAAATAAAATATTAATATGAAGAAAGTAGCACTAAGCCTCCTTTTCTGTGGCGGATTAATCTTCGGGCAGGAAGTAAGAATTCTTACTTTGCCGGAAGCCATTTCTTATGCTCTGCAAAATAAAGCTGATGCCAAGAAAGCCCAGTTAGATATCCGAAAAGGTGAGGCACAAATTGCTCAGGTAAAATCAAGCGCATATCCCAATATTTCAATCGGCAGTAATACTTCTTATAATCCATTACTGCAAGAAACTGTTTTGCCTGGTGATGTATTTGGTGAACCCGGAAAGCAGATAAAAGTAGCCTTTGGGCAAAAATGGACTTCCAGCAATAACATTCAGCTTTCACAAGTGCTTTTTAATCAGTCTGTTTTTACGGGTTTGAAAGCGGCAAAAACAACCCGCGAATTTTATATCATTAATAAAGAACTTACAGAAGAACAAATTATTGAAAAGGTAGCACATGCTTATTACCAAGTTTATCAAAGTGAACAAATGTTATTGAATGCTGAAAACAATCTTCAGATCACAGACCAAACCATTAAAATTATCAAAGGGCTATATGATGCCGGTCTTGCAAGAAAAATAGATTATGACAGAACGGTTGTTGCAAAAAATAACATCATTGCGACTACACAGCAATTAGCAAATTCGGTACAACTGAGCGAAAACGCGCTTAAATTTATGATTGGAATGCCGATGGCAGAGAAAATTGAGTTGCCCAATCAAACTTTTGATCCTGCCATTTTACCGGATAGTGATCCAGGAAATTTTGAAGACAGAGCAGAACTTCGTCTTGCAAGTAAACAGTTAGAACTTTTGGAATGGCAAAAAAAAGCATCTGAAGCAGAGTATTACCCAACGGTAGGACTTATCGCAAACTATGGCTTTGTCGGTCAGGGAAGTAAATTTCCTTTGTGGAATGGTTCAAAAAATGGAGTGTATTGGTCAGATTTAGCTTCAATAGGATTACAGATCAACATTCCTATTTTTAATGGGTTTGCTACAAAATCAAAGGTTCAGCTTAATGAAATCGACATTGAAAAAGCACAAACAGATTTTAATGAGACCAAATTAGGTTTGGATTTAGCACATTCTAATGCAATCACCTTGTTGACAAATAATATGACAACCATAAATATGCAGTTAGAAAACGTGAAACTTGCCGATGAGGTATTATCGAACACCAGATCAAATTATCAATACGGTTTGGCAACACTCAGCGATATTTTAGATGCTGAAAAAGACCTTACTCAATCCAAGAATAATCTCACACAAGCGAAACTGGATTATAAACTTGCAGAAATAGAATTGCTAAAATCGCAGGGAAAACTTAATACATTAAAAGAAATAAACTAAAGAAATGAAAAAAAGAACTTTATTTACCATATTGGCCATTATCATTATCGGAGCCGGATTCTACTGGATTCTACAGAATAACAAAAAGAAAAACCAGCAGGAGGTTGCAATTGTTGCCGAGAAAAACACCGATGTAGCCGTAAGGACAGCGCCCGTAAAAAGAGAAGAAATCAGTGGCGAATTTACCGTTAACGGAACATTTTTACCCAATAAGCAAAGTCAAATTGCCTCAGAAATCAACGGACAATTGGTTGCACTATATGTTAAGGAAGGAAGTTATGTAAAAGCCGGGCAAAGCATAGGAAGACTAGCTGGTGAAAAACTAAATGTAACTGTCGGAAATGCCAATGCCAATCTATCACAAGCTCAGTCAGCATTAAGCCGATATGAAGCTGCCTATAAAACAGGTGGTGTTACCGCTTTGCAGTTAGACCAAGCGAGACTGCAAGTGAAAAATGCACGGTCACAGGTACAATCTGCACAACTACAGTCAGGTGATACCAATATCATTGCAAAAATCAGTGGTATCGTGAATCAAAAAATGGTGGAAGTAGGATCTGTTGTTGCACCGGGAACTCCTCTTGTAGAGATTGTTGATATTTCTTCATTAAAACTTAAAGTTGATGTTGATCAAGCATTAGTAACCCAATTATCATTAGGAAATAATGTAAAAGTAAAACCCGATGTAATCGATGGAACCATTGAAGGCAGAATCACATTTATCGCGCCCTCTGCATCGGGAGCTTTAAAATTTCCTGTCGAAATTACCGTTCCCAATAGCTTTAATAAATTAAAAGCGGGCATGTATGCAAGTGCAATGTTTAACCGGACAGGAGTAAACAGCGTACTGGTAGTACCAAGAGATGCATTTGTAGGAAGCGTAAGTGATAACCTCATTTTTGTGGTAAAAAACAATGTCGCTTATCTGACAAAAGTGCAGAGTGGCGTTAATTACGGCGACAAAGTAGAAATAGTAAGCGGTTTAAATGAAGGAGAGCAGGTAGTAACCAGCGGCCAGATCAATCTTTCAGACAAAACTAAAATTAGAATTTTAAAGTAATCGGTAAATTATCAATATGAAATTAGTAGAAGTATCGATTAAGCGGCCCAGTTTAGTTATCGTAATGCTTGCATTACTTATTATCGGCGGACTTTTCAGTTATACCCAGCTCAACTATGAGCTGATTCCTAAATTTGAAGTAAAGGTGGTAACCGTTTCCACCATTTATCCTGGTGCATCGCCATCCGAGGTTGAAAGTACCGTTTCCAGAAAAATCGAAGATGCGGTTTCTTCTCTGGAAGGAATCAAAAAAATACAGTCGAAATCTTACGAAAGTCTTTCAGCAGTTATCATTACCTTTAATAACGATGCGAATGTAGATTTTGCATTGAATGAAGCCCAACGGAAAATAAATGCCATCCGTTCCGAACTTCCAGATGATATAGAAGAGCCTTCACTCTCTCAGTTCTCGCTTTCGGATATGCCGATTGTGAGCATGGGAGTTACAGCAAACCTTACCCAGAGCGAACTTTATGATTTGATAGATCAAAAAATCCAGCCTGAATTTTCGCGGATTCAAGGAGTTGCCAAGGTGAATATTGTGGGAGGTCAGGAAAGAGAAATCCGCGTAAATCTTAATCAATATAAACTGGAAGGTTATGGTCTTACGATTCCTCAGGTACAGCAGGTTATAACAGCCTCCAATCTTGATTTCCCTACTGGAAGTTTAAAAACACGTTCTAACAGTACTTTAATTAGGCTTTCGGGAAAAATTCAAACTGTAGATGAATTAAGAAACTTAATCATTTCTTCTCAAAACGGACAAAACATCAAACTTTCTGATGTTGCTGAGGTTCAAGACACTCAA
Encoded here:
- a CDS encoding TetR/AcrR family transcriptional regulator, with product MEEDTIFLTKVSQLFLENGAKTLTMDDIAKAFGISKKTLYVKYKNKEELIEEVLHFKLEEIITRLKYLDQTIENAIERMFCRDEEMDNVADANNTILIKQLIKYYPAIFNKHMIEFSDKFAEVLVHNIEKGREQGLYRTNFDAEVYSKLFFQLLMSMQNPLYVDPATINKAHYKHEIMSMYMNAITNEKGKEILNKIKY
- a CDS encoding TolC family protein; amino-acid sequence: MKKVALSLLFCGGLIFGQEVRILTLPEAISYALQNKADAKKAQLDIRKGEAQIAQVKSSAYPNISIGSNTSYNPLLQETVLPGDVFGEPGKQIKVAFGQKWTSSNNIQLSQVLFNQSVFTGLKAAKTTREFYIINKELTEEQIIEKVAHAYYQVYQSEQMLLNAENNLQITDQTIKIIKGLYDAGLARKIDYDRTVVAKNNIIATTQQLANSVQLSENALKFMIGMPMAEKIELPNQTFDPAILPDSDPGNFEDRAELRLASKQLELLEWQKKASEAEYYPTVGLIANYGFVGQGSKFPLWNGSKNGVYWSDLASIGLQINIPIFNGFATKSKVQLNEIDIEKAQTDFNETKLGLDLAHSNAITLLTNNMTTINMQLENVKLADEVLSNTRSNYQYGLATLSDILDAEKDLTQSKNNLTQAKLDYKLAEIELLKSQGKLNTLKEIN
- a CDS encoding efflux RND transporter periplasmic adaptor subunit — protein: MKKRTLFTILAIIIIGAGFYWILQNNKKKNQQEVAIVAEKNTDVAVRTAPVKREEISGEFTVNGTFLPNKQSQIASEINGQLVALYVKEGSYVKAGQSIGRLAGEKLNVTVGNANANLSQAQSALSRYEAAYKTGGVTALQLDQARLQVKNARSQVQSAQLQSGDTNIIAKISGIVNQKMVEVGSVVAPGTPLVEIVDISSLKLKVDVDQALVTQLSLGNNVKVKPDVIDGTIEGRITFIAPSASGALKFPVEITVPNSFNKLKAGMYASAMFNRTGVNSVLVVPRDAFVGSVSDNLIFVVKNNVAYLTKVQSGVNYGDKVEIVSGLNEGEQVVTSGQINLSDKTKIRILK